In Paenibacillus sp. 1781tsa1, one DNA window encodes the following:
- a CDS encoding class I SAM-dependent methyltransferase → MSDVIKSQVQKQFAKNAGKYVTSTGHAKGEDLELLVASSQATPDMNVLDIATGGGHVANALAPLVQRVTALDLTKEMLQAAEQFILGNGHDNVDFVAGDAEKLPFDDDVFDLVTCRIAAHHFPDVSSFVHEALRVMKPGGKLLLIDNVAPERDENDQFYNEVEKCRDASHVRAWRKTEWIHMLEYAGFRMETMVSFQKRFKFEEWCNRAALPERERSELEASMLSAPSIIRKFFDFEVTKNGKLDSFQGESVYIQAIKPTHV, encoded by the coding sequence ATGTCTGATGTAATCAAGAGTCAGGTGCAGAAGCAGTTTGCGAAGAATGCGGGAAAATACGTGACGAGTACGGGACATGCTAAAGGTGAGGATCTCGAGTTGCTCGTGGCTTCATCTCAAGCCACTCCAGATATGAACGTGCTGGATATCGCCACTGGAGGAGGGCATGTCGCCAACGCTTTGGCTCCGCTTGTTCAGCGGGTGACAGCTCTGGATTTAACGAAGGAGATGCTGCAGGCCGCTGAACAGTTTATCCTGGGGAATGGACACGATAATGTAGATTTTGTAGCCGGGGATGCTGAGAAGCTGCCATTCGATGATGATGTCTTTGACCTTGTGACCTGTCGAATCGCTGCTCACCATTTTCCGGACGTTTCTTCATTTGTTCATGAGGCGTTACGAGTCATGAAGCCCGGTGGAAAGTTGTTATTGATTGACAACGTGGCACCTGAACGTGATGAGAATGACCAGTTTTACAATGAAGTGGAGAAGTGCCGAGATGCAAGCCATGTTCGAGCATGGCGCAAGACGGAATGGATTCATATGCTGGAGTATGCGGGCTTCCGAATGGAAACGATGGTTTCCTTCCAGAAGCGCTTTAAGTTTGAAGAGTGGTGCAACCGTGCAGCACTGCCGGAACGGGAGAGAAGTGAACTTGAAGCAAGCATGTTGAGCGCGCCGTCCATCATCAGAAAATTTTTTGATTTTGAAGTGACAAAGAACGGGAAGCTCGACAGCTTCCAAGGAGAAAGTGTATATATCCAAGCGATTAAGCCGACTCATGTCTGA
- a CDS encoding zinc-dependent alcohol dehydrogenase, translated as MRAVTFQGMKDIQVKEVEDPTLQQKDDIIVRITSTAICGSDLHIYQGALPAAKDYVIGHEPMGIVEEVGPEVTRVKKGDRVVLPFNIACGECFYCNHDMESQCDNSNGNPDIHTGGYFGFTERYGNHPGGQAELLRVPYGNFTPFVIPESCELEDEALLFLSDVLPTAYWSVENAGVKPGDTVTVLGSGPIGLMTQKFAWMKGAKRVIAVDRLPYRLEKAKRLNDAEIFNFEDYDDMGEHIREITQGGTDVVIDCVGMDGKKTTLEEIGQKLKLHGGSLSAIEIGMKAIRKFGTLQLTGVYGSSYNMFPLGNLFERNINLKMGQAPVIHYMPELFRKITAGEFDPTEIISHRIPLENASEAYRIFNDHEDECTKVILKP; from the coding sequence ATGAGAGCCGTTACGTTTCAGGGAATGAAGGACATTCAAGTCAAAGAGGTTGAAGATCCCACACTGCAACAGAAGGATGATATTATCGTTCGTATTACTTCCACCGCCATATGTGGATCCGATTTGCATATTTATCAGGGAGCTCTGCCTGCTGCCAAAGATTACGTTATCGGTCATGAACCGATGGGCATTGTAGAAGAAGTCGGTCCGGAAGTGACACGTGTGAAGAAGGGGGACCGGGTGGTCCTGCCTTTTAACATCGCTTGTGGTGAATGCTTCTATTGCAATCATGACATGGAGAGCCAGTGTGATAATTCCAATGGCAATCCGGATATTCATACAGGTGGTTATTTTGGATTCACCGAACGCTACGGCAACCACCCGGGAGGTCAGGCAGAATTATTGCGTGTCCCCTACGGAAACTTCACACCGTTTGTGATTCCGGAATCCTGTGAACTGGAAGATGAAGCTTTATTGTTTCTGTCGGATGTTCTTCCAACCGCTTACTGGAGTGTCGAGAATGCCGGAGTTAAACCGGGAGATACAGTCACTGTACTCGGTAGTGGCCCCATTGGGCTGATGACGCAAAAGTTCGCCTGGATGAAAGGTGCCAAACGCGTTATTGCTGTGGATCGTCTGCCCTATCGACTGGAGAAGGCCAAACGTTTGAACGATGCAGAAATTTTTAATTTTGAAGATTACGATGATATGGGTGAACACATTCGTGAGATTACACAAGGCGGAACCGACGTTGTGATTGACTGTGTAGGTATGGATGGCAAAAAAACCACGCTGGAGGAAATTGGACAGAAGCTAAAACTTCATGGCGGTTCACTGAGTGCGATTGAAATCGGCATGAAAGCGATCCGCAAATTCGGTACACTCCAGCTTACGGGTGTATATGGCTCTTCCTACAACATGTTTCCATTAGGCAATCTGTTTGAACGCAATATCAATCTCAAAATGGGACAAGCTCCTGTTATACATTATATGCCTGAGTTATTCCGTAAAATCACTGCTGGTGAGTTTGATCCGACCGAGATCATCTCCCATCGGATTCCACTGGAGAATGCAAGCGAAGCGTATCGCATTTTCAACGATCATGAAGATGAATGTACCAAGGTTATATTAAAACCCTGA
- a CDS encoding oxalate decarboxylase family bicupin: MTKGQQPNDKPLIIPQPIRSDGAGGPDLGPRDVMRDIQNPDMLVPPATDNGLLPNLRMSFSDTHMQLNHGGWSREITVRDLPIATTLAGVNMSLTPGGVRELHWHQQSEWAYMIWGTARITSVDQNGRNFIADVGPGDLWFFPKGLPHSIQGLEDGCEFLLVFDDGSFSDLNTLSISDWFAHTPPEVLSVNFGVPESAFQSMPKEQVYIFQDTVPGSIESQEVESPYGTVPLTFKHRLLAQEPLITPGGSVRIVDSTNFPISTTVAAALVEIRPGAMRELHWHPNADEWQYYLTGQGRMTVFGGNGIARTFDYRAGDVGYVPVALGHYIQNTGTDTLWFLEIFRSDRFEDVSLNQWMALTPRDLVRDNLNAPPELLDALRKVKWPVV; encoded by the coding sequence ATGACCAAAGGACAGCAACCAAATGATAAACCTCTTATCATCCCGCAACCCATTCGCAGTGATGGCGCTGGAGGACCTGATCTGGGACCCAGAGACGTCATGAGAGATATACAAAACCCCGATATGCTGGTACCTCCAGCTACTGATAACGGGTTATTGCCCAATCTGAGAATGTCTTTTTCCGATACCCATATGCAATTGAACCATGGGGGTTGGTCACGTGAAATCACCGTAAGGGATCTTCCTATTGCCACAACACTGGCTGGTGTGAACATGAGCCTGACTCCCGGCGGTGTACGAGAACTCCATTGGCACCAGCAATCCGAGTGGGCCTATATGATCTGGGGAACAGCGAGAATTACCTCGGTAGATCAGAACGGACGTAATTTTATTGCAGATGTTGGGCCGGGCGATCTCTGGTTTTTCCCAAAAGGTCTACCCCATTCCATTCAGGGACTGGAGGATGGTTGTGAATTTCTACTCGTGTTTGATGACGGGTCTTTCTCCGATCTGAATACGTTATCCATATCCGACTGGTTTGCCCATACGCCACCGGAAGTATTGTCTGTCAATTTCGGCGTGCCTGAATCTGCTTTTCAGTCGATGCCGAAGGAACAGGTGTACATTTTCCAAGATACTGTCCCAGGTTCCATCGAGAGCCAGGAAGTTGAGTCTCCATACGGTACTGTTCCTCTCACTTTCAAACACCGATTGCTGGCCCAGGAACCACTCATTACACCTGGCGGAAGCGTTCGAATTGTAGATTCCACCAACTTCCCCATCTCTACCACTGTTGCAGCCGCACTTGTTGAGATCCGGCCTGGGGCCATGCGTGAACTGCACTGGCATCCTAATGCAGATGAATGGCAATATTATCTGACAGGACAAGGAAGAATGACCGTCTTTGGAGGTAACGGCATTGCTCGCACCTTTGATTATCGCGCCGGTGATGTGGGATATGTTCCCGTCGCATTGGGACATTACATACAGAATACCGGTACCGACACCTTATGGTTTTTGGAGATATTCCGAAGTGATCGCTTCGAGGATGTATCGCTGAATCAGTGGATGGCCTTAACCCCTCGGGATCTGGTCCGTGACAACCTGAATGCACCGCCTGAGTTACTCGATGCCTTGCGTAAAGTGAAATGGCCTGTAGTTTAA
- a CDS encoding SDR family NAD(P)-dependent oxidoreductase, with the protein MNNQNLLRTALITGSTSGIGLELTRKLLDEGWQVIGLNRSAFPSEDTDIQNALRSGKLRWVQANLTNYDSLRTALDQIKSDTDSIDILFNNAGGSASELRFSDQGHELHFELQTVIPYIIYMELVELLLKGQMKTVVNTSTTAFKMVKQFDLNILERPVEFKKLFGPYAISKLGLSLWTREVAKSAKADGIQLLSVDPGGNNTLRGNKTSGLPFYIKPIMKWFFPHPSHGASLLYSAALSPTRHESGTFLVKNKAVALRFTEQGPAVLQRVNEIYEQRFRTTQSGKPASNPST; encoded by the coding sequence ATGAATAACCAAAATCTGCTTCGCACCGCTCTCATCACAGGCTCAACGTCAGGAATTGGTCTTGAACTGACACGCAAGTTGCTGGATGAAGGATGGCAGGTAATCGGTCTCAACCGGTCGGCTTTCCCATCCGAGGATACCGATATACAGAACGCCTTACGTTCAGGCAAGCTTCGTTGGGTTCAGGCTAATCTGACCAACTACGATAGTCTGAGAACTGCACTGGATCAGATCAAATCCGATACCGATTCAATTGATATCTTGTTTAACAATGCCGGGGGTAGCGCTTCCGAGCTTCGTTTCTCTGATCAGGGGCATGAACTACACTTCGAACTTCAGACGGTAATTCCATACATCATCTACATGGAATTAGTTGAGCTATTGCTCAAAGGACAGATGAAAACAGTCGTTAATACTTCCACCACCGCGTTCAAAATGGTCAAACAATTTGATCTGAATATCTTGGAGCGTCCAGTTGAATTCAAAAAGCTGTTTGGTCCCTATGCCATTTCAAAGCTCGGCTTATCTCTGTGGACACGCGAGGTTGCCAAATCTGCCAAGGCAGACGGTATTCAACTGCTAAGCGTAGATCCCGGTGGAAATAATACGCTACGGGGCAACAAAACATCCGGTCTGCCCTTCTATATCAAACCCATTATGAAATGGTTCTTTCCCCATCCAAGTCATGGCGCTTCATTGCTCTACAGTGCGGCTTTATCACCCACCAGACATGAATCCGGTACATTTCTGGTGAAAAATAAAGCGGTAGCGCTTCGTTTTACAGAGCAAGGCCCTGCCGTTCTCCAGCGTGTAAACGAGATCTACGAGCAGCGTTTTCGTACAACGCAGTCTGGAAAGCCCGCCTCCAACCCATCCACATGA
- a CDS encoding MerR family transcriptional regulator, producing the protein MMSDNVMFSIKETSEQAGLSEDTIRYYEKIGLLPRAERKANRHRVYRSEDIHTMRLITCLKKTGMSLEEMKPYLQMSMDSDLADFPDEREMLVNHRKKVEAQIASLQQVVDFIDEKLEKRSMYPDECPITGENQMSVFEKQNIFS; encoded by the coding sequence ATGATGAGCGACAATGTAATGTTCTCCATCAAAGAAACGTCAGAACAGGCCGGATTATCAGAAGATACAATTCGTTATTATGAGAAGATTGGGCTGCTTCCCCGAGCTGAACGCAAGGCCAATCGCCATCGGGTATACCGCTCGGAGGACATCCATACCATGAGGTTGATCACTTGTCTGAAAAAAACTGGCATGTCTTTGGAAGAAATGAAGCCCTATCTCCAAATGTCCATGGATTCAGATCTCGCAGATTTCCCGGATGAACGGGAGATGCTGGTGAATCACCGGAAGAAAGTTGAAGCACAGATTGCTTCGCTACAGCAGGTCGTTGATTTTATCGATGAGAAGTTGGAGAAACGAAGTATGTATCCTGATGAATGTCCCATTACCGGGGAGAACCAGATGTCTGTTTTTGAGAAACAGAACATATTCTCTTGA
- a CDS encoding J domain-containing protein: MDYWGILGIEPTEDLNAIRRAYSLRLKQNHPEDNPEGFKELRAAYEQAREIASTGSIQPIHVESDDDPPHHFTEDTQDLAQGIHIEDLHITPPKWEDPLREAVNHFLERTIRLYEDFDSRIRYDLWVNLVEDEQFWSIQVRERLHSELLDVLAERSWLPGMVWKLLDDTFGWMDNELELSERFSSSFLNHIRHQSQSLYDLQLEYLHQAAAAGLEIDDYLYFREFARRALIHQDLDTAHEMLGKAYAMYEQDPVLLRLIALYSMNVEDWETALHMYSRLAVILPNEPQILRHLADMLLKCGHAEEALSINMQLSEATEAMIYSPALSSAAQCLIQLSRNNEAIAVYEAALERFPADLELRTRLWHVRHEYEQERMTILEEELQNDSLPGTEQIEELIGLYRIRKQSDKVISMVEGFGSEVLLSSNAWFLAAQMAYDVDLKLALHYLNQSVTRAKEEVFVHQEALYLRIKVNYNLDHYEAVISDGLILKGHMAEEPGVYFYLGESYRMLEEYEQAILNYLQAKTLNGGAGYEFGLAFSYYHLEKYDKAITCFETYMNKDNESADLYYYLGISYMNVDRFQDAAQCFQASLRIESYPSTLYYLFTVYRRQCEFDLALTVIDQYLETGDTSYRGEALGAAADIHFYRKQWSIAHDFLLTFYHDIPESLYLQKMIAVCLLADRKFEEAAKWILKIQDHEPNNPWALLQMIRIFAELKQWDELDSAMVHYYKTVEPAKIDGYSYFYGGLHLYQARKYDVARKMLTRAYEFGLRGDTCSLLSLSYMHLGQGESALVYAREAVADRPDHPDYLARLQDMEERLSQRGAWFNKLKFNIFQMGLKQTVPLQFPDLLNDEELRPYYNVEVYNDAFFA; this comes from the coding sequence ATGGATTACTGGGGAATACTTGGTATAGAGCCTACTGAAGATTTAAATGCGATTAGACGAGCTTATTCATTACGGTTAAAACAAAATCATCCAGAAGATAATCCCGAAGGTTTCAAGGAACTTAGAGCAGCTTACGAGCAAGCTAGAGAGATTGCGTCAACAGGTTCAATTCAACCGATACATGTTGAGTCTGATGATGATCCTCCACACCACTTTACGGAAGATACGCAGGATTTAGCTCAAGGTATACATATCGAAGACTTACATATAACTCCTCCAAAGTGGGAAGACCCGCTGCGTGAAGCTGTAAATCATTTTCTGGAGAGAACGATTAGACTGTATGAAGATTTTGACTCACGCATTCGTTACGATCTATGGGTGAACCTTGTAGAGGATGAGCAATTCTGGAGCATTCAGGTTCGGGAAAGACTACACAGCGAATTGTTAGATGTTTTGGCAGAACGAAGCTGGCTGCCTGGTATGGTTTGGAAATTATTAGATGATACGTTTGGCTGGATGGACAATGAACTGGAGTTAAGCGAGCGATTTTCTTCCTCGTTTCTAAATCACATTCGTCACCAGAGTCAAAGTTTATATGATTTGCAACTTGAATATTTACACCAAGCGGCAGCAGCTGGTTTGGAGATCGACGATTATTTATATTTTCGTGAATTCGCAAGACGTGCACTCATTCATCAAGACTTGGACACAGCGCACGAGATGTTGGGCAAAGCTTACGCCATGTATGAACAAGACCCAGTGTTACTGCGCTTGATTGCGTTATATTCGATGAACGTTGAGGATTGGGAGACTGCGCTCCACATGTACTCCAGGCTTGCAGTTATACTACCGAATGAGCCTCAAATTCTCCGTCACTTGGCAGACATGTTACTGAAGTGTGGACATGCGGAAGAAGCGTTATCCATCAACATGCAGTTGTCGGAGGCAACTGAAGCGATGATCTATAGTCCTGCTTTATCATCTGCAGCGCAGTGTCTAATCCAGTTGAGTAGAAATAATGAAGCCATAGCCGTATATGAGGCAGCGTTAGAACGATTCCCAGCGGACTTGGAACTACGAACTCGTCTATGGCATGTACGGCATGAATATGAGCAAGAACGCATGACGATTTTGGAAGAGGAGCTTCAAAATGACAGCCTTCCTGGAACGGAACAGATCGAGGAACTGATTGGACTTTACCGTATAAGGAAACAATCAGACAAGGTAATATCCATGGTTGAAGGATTTGGATCAGAAGTGCTGTTAAGCAGTAATGCTTGGTTTTTGGCTGCTCAAATGGCATACGATGTTGATCTAAAACTTGCTTTACACTACCTTAATCAGTCTGTCACAAGGGCTAAAGAAGAGGTCTTTGTTCACCAAGAGGCTTTGTACTTACGCATAAAGGTCAATTATAATCTTGATCATTATGAGGCAGTAATCTCAGACGGTCTTATTCTGAAAGGACATATGGCAGAAGAGCCGGGAGTTTATTTTTATCTCGGGGAATCCTATCGTATGCTTGAAGAATATGAACAGGCGATCTTGAATTATTTGCAGGCAAAAACATTAAATGGTGGCGCAGGCTACGAATTTGGATTAGCTTTCAGTTACTATCATTTAGAAAAGTATGATAAGGCTATAACGTGCTTTGAGACTTATATGAATAAAGATAATGAAAGTGCTGATCTCTATTACTACCTTGGCATCTCGTATATGAACGTGGACAGATTCCAAGATGCCGCTCAGTGTTTCCAAGCTTCTTTGCGCATCGAGAGTTATCCGAGCACACTGTATTATCTATTCACAGTCTACAGAAGACAATGTGAGTTTGATCTTGCGTTGACTGTAATTGATCAATATTTGGAAACTGGAGACACTTCGTATCGGGGAGAGGCTCTTGGCGCAGCAGCGGATATTCATTTTTATAGAAAGCAATGGAGCATTGCCCATGATTTCTTGCTGACATTTTATCATGACATACCAGAGAGTCTCTATCTTCAAAAAATGATTGCTGTTTGTCTCCTTGCGGATCGTAAGTTTGAGGAGGCAGCAAAATGGATTCTGAAGATTCAGGATCACGAGCCTAATAATCCGTGGGCGCTTTTACAGATGATTCGCATCTTTGCCGAACTCAAGCAGTGGGATGAGTTGGACAGCGCTATGGTGCATTATTATAAAACAGTAGAACCTGCCAAGATTGATGGTTACAGCTATTTTTATGGGGGCTTACATCTATATCAGGCACGTAAATACGATGTCGCTCGCAAAATGTTGACCCGTGCTTACGAGTTCGGTTTGCGCGGGGATACATGCAGTTTGCTGAGTTTATCCTATATGCATCTTGGTCAAGGAGAGTCGGCACTTGTGTATGCGAGAGAGGCTGTGGCAGACCGGCCTGATCATCCGGATTACCTTGCACGTCTGCAGGATATGGAAGAGCGTCTGAGTCAACGGGGAGCCTGGTTTAATAAGCTGAAGTTCAATATATTCCAGATGGGATTGAAACAAACGGTACCACTTCAATTCCCTGATCTTTTGAATGATGAAGAGCTTAGACCGTATTATAACGTGGAGGTATACAACGATGCATTCTTTGCTTGA
- a CDS encoding DUF1266 domain-containing protein, translated as MHSLLDARQQWTLAAGAILLEANALEFATGYDIERLDGKREGIIEMFGRAWSIRDEQSFHQQMESFREGSGHHDKFDQRRALLSVMTHQEQENYILGLEDETIRTQLRAIQLYDSRLNAASISAWDWGRAISITRMAMQVGYVDEETAWTFMYEMAQRIQKAYSSWTEFGLAYLIGRQYGYEELETESALEHFSLVEHLFERADSPWNVLPWEEATVGLPVEPEREG; from the coding sequence ATGCATTCTTTGCTTGATGCAAGACAGCAGTGGACACTGGCAGCGGGAGCTATTTTACTTGAGGCAAATGCTTTGGAATTCGCCACAGGGTATGATATTGAACGATTGGATGGGAAACGGGAAGGCATCATTGAAATGTTTGGTCGAGCATGGAGTATTCGGGACGAGCAGTCATTTCATCAGCAAATGGAAAGTTTTCGAGAAGGAAGCGGGCACCATGATAAATTTGATCAACGCAGGGCGTTATTGTCTGTAATGACTCATCAGGAGCAAGAAAACTACATCCTTGGTTTGGAGGATGAGACGATCAGAACCCAATTGAGGGCCATCCAACTCTATGACAGTCGCCTGAATGCGGCAAGCATCAGCGCCTGGGACTGGGGAAGAGCCATATCAATTACACGGATGGCGATGCAGGTCGGTTATGTAGATGAGGAGACGGCATGGACATTTATGTATGAAATGGCGCAGAGAATTCAAAAAGCGTATTCAAGTTGGACGGAATTCGGACTTGCCTACCTCATAGGACGTCAATATGGGTATGAAGAATTGGAGACGGAGTCAGCCCTGGAGCACTTTTCGCTTGTAGAGCATTTGTTCGAAAGGGCAGACAGTCCATGGAATGTACTTCCGTGGGAAGAAGCAACTGTTGGCCTGCCTGTTGAACCAGAAAGAGAGGGATAA
- a CDS encoding LysR family transcriptional regulator, producing the protein MTLQQLKYVIEVATRGSMNEAAKRLFISQPSLSNAIRDLEQELRITIFERTNKGISLSKEGVEFLSYARQVVEQAELLENRYLNAKPSPQHFSVSTQHYAFAVNAFVRLVQQYGQDEYELALRETKTYEIIQDVKSLRSEIGILYLNEFNAKVINKLLKDAGLVFTSLFTAKPHIFISVKNPLAKQDSVAIEQLQDYPYLSFDQGEYNSFHFSEEILSTLSHPKSIQVNDRATLFNLLIGLNGYTISTGVLSADLNGNEIIPVPLECEETINVGWISHKSTSLSNLGVEYVQALHEAIGS; encoded by the coding sequence TTGACCCTACAACAATTAAAATATGTAATTGAAGTTGCCACACGCGGCTCGATGAATGAAGCAGCCAAACGACTGTTTATCTCGCAACCCAGCCTGTCGAATGCCATCCGGGATCTGGAGCAGGAATTGCGAATCACCATTTTTGAACGTACCAATAAGGGCATATCTCTGTCTAAAGAAGGCGTTGAGTTTCTAAGCTACGCACGTCAGGTGGTAGAGCAAGCTGAGTTGCTGGAGAATCGTTATCTGAACGCCAAGCCATCTCCGCAGCATTTCTCTGTATCGACACAGCATTATGCGTTTGCGGTGAATGCCTTTGTTCGTCTGGTCCAGCAGTATGGTCAGGATGAATATGAGTTGGCACTTCGGGAGACAAAGACCTACGAAATTATTCAGGATGTGAAAAGCCTGCGTAGTGAAATTGGCATCCTGTATTTGAATGAATTCAATGCCAAGGTGATTAACAAATTGTTAAAAGATGCAGGTCTGGTCTTCACAAGCTTGTTCACAGCGAAGCCCCATATCTTTATCAGTGTGAAGAACCCGCTGGCGAAGCAAGATTCGGTCGCGATTGAGCAGCTGCAAGATTATCCGTACCTGTCATTTGACCAGGGAGAGTACAATTCCTTTCATTTTTCCGAAGAGATCCTGAGTACGTTATCTCATCCCAAAAGCATACAGGTCAATGACCGCGCAACATTATTTAACCTGTTGATTGGTTTGAATGGTTATACGATCTCTACGGGCGTACTTAGCGCTGATCTGAACGGAAACGAGATTATTCCTGTACCGTTGGAATGTGAGGAAACCATTAATGTAGGCTGGATAAGCCATAAGAGCACTTCTCTCTCCAATCTGGGCGTGGAATATGTCCAGGCTCTGCATGAGGCCATAGGGTCTTAG
- a CDS encoding fused MFS/spermidine synthase, protein MRVLYRNKSEQHELTVYDTKKLYGEKGRFRVLEFSNAAVQGAMDLDEPARMVLEYPRAMVHLMERNDPEFDTVFVVGHGIGTLPTYLSDRQVKVAELDAEVVELSQTFFGYEGSPVLIGDGRELLGQEPAGTYDYIIIDAFTATGTPEQFISSDFFALVKDRLDSDGAVLLNVFGRAGNDRLVNAIYTTLQAQFTYTRAFALPTETADEVQNRILMGSHHPIEFQIRHMAGFVEQEPEEGYIIVD, encoded by the coding sequence GTGAGAGTTCTGTATCGAAATAAAAGTGAACAGCATGAGCTGACAGTATATGATACCAAAAAGCTCTATGGAGAGAAGGGGCGATTTCGTGTATTAGAATTCTCCAACGCAGCTGTGCAGGGCGCAATGGATCTGGATGAGCCTGCCCGAATGGTGTTGGAGTATCCAAGAGCGATGGTACATCTAATGGAACGGAATGATCCTGAATTTGATACTGTTTTTGTGGTGGGACATGGTATTGGCACATTGCCAACCTACTTGTCTGATCGTCAGGTAAAGGTGGCTGAGCTGGACGCAGAGGTCGTGGAGTTGAGCCAAACCTTTTTTGGATATGAGGGAAGTCCTGTACTCATTGGGGATGGTCGTGAATTATTAGGGCAGGAACCTGCAGGGACATACGATTATATTATTATTGATGCGTTTACGGCAACGGGTACACCCGAGCAATTTATATCCAGTGATTTTTTTGCCTTGGTCAAGGACAGGCTGGACTCGGATGGAGCTGTGCTCCTTAATGTGTTCGGGCGTGCTGGCAATGATCGGCTTGTGAACGCGATCTATACGACACTTCAGGCACAATTTACTTATACACGTGCATTCGCATTGCCAACAGAAACAGCGGATGAAGTTCAAAATCGTATTTTAATGGGCAGTCATCATCCGATCGAATTTCAGATTCGCCACATGGCGGGGTTTGTTGAGCAGGAGCCAGAAGAAGGATATATCATTGTCGATTAG